One stretch of Ipomoea triloba cultivar NCNSP0323 chromosome 8, ASM357664v1 DNA includes these proteins:
- the LOC116027089 gene encoding protein POOR HOMOLOGOUS SYNAPSIS 1, with protein MAGILEGVATEQPLSSIAYTAVTDRWEVQYARFVIFPSSPHVSHPSLVPHSARQRKVRRGGKWISTSSSNSTAVSLKLLTVHDADFSDQILFVSLGHKILEEHYISRLHFAWPQVSCVSGFPTRGARSVFVSYKDRAGQVQKFALRFSIIDEIEKFMIDVKENLEGIRTMSLPCPPVDSTISSQSEFIPSNEASHRDNNEIQHTTSADTGTYEIPASISNAADTGTYEIPASISNGVSQDSSSQEMRLNREAEEILSSFPPSFTSFLMNCGPAVEQAAAQPTISNDINLKAQIMKCLEDSSFQDMLIKVEKVINDVGDFNMML; from the exons TAGCGTACACCGCCGTGACCGATCGGTGGGAAGTCCAGTATGCTCGCTTCGTGATATTTCCTTCGTCTCCTCACGTCTCTCATCCTTCTCTGGTTCCCCACTCTGCCAGGCAACGGAAGGTGCGCAGAGGCGGCAAATGGATCTCCACTTCATCCTCCAACTCTACCGCCGTCTCTCTGAAACTCCTCACCGTTCACGACGCCGATTTTTCTGATCAGATCCTCTTCGTCTCTCTCGGTCACAAAATACTT GAAGAGCACTACATTTCGCGGCTGCATTTTGCATGGCCTCAGGTCTCATGTGTATCAGGATTTCCTACAAGGGGAGCAAGATCTGTCTTCGTGAGCTATAAGGATCGTGCAGGCCAG GTTCAGAAATTTGCCTTACGATTTTCGATAATCGATGAAATAGAAAAGTTTATGATTGATGTGAAG GAAAACTTGGAGGGCATTAGAACTATGTCTCTTCCCTGTCCTCCAGTTGATTCAACAATATCGTCTCAATCTGAATTCATCCCTTCTAATGAAGCTTCGCATAG GGATAACAATGAGATTCAGCATACAACTTCAGCTGACACTGGAACTTATGAGATACCGGCAAGCATTAGCAATGCAGCTGACACTGGAACTTATGAGATACCGGCAAGCATTAGCAATGGAGTTTCTCAAGATTCAAGTTCACAGGAAATGAGACTAAATCGTGAAGCCGAAGAAATTCTTTCATCTTTTCCTCCCAGTTTCACATCTTTCCTGATGAATTGTGGCCCTGCAGTTGAACAA GCTGCAGCACAACCAACCATATCAAATGACATCAATCTTAAAGCCCAAATCATG AAATGTCTAGAAGATTCCTCCTTCCAAG aTATGCTGATTAAAGTAGAGAAAGTTATCAATGACGTTGGAGACTTCAACATGATGCTGTAA